A genomic stretch from Malus domestica chromosome 15, GDT2T_hap1 includes:
- the LOC103450429 gene encoding probable cysteine protease RD19C, protein MDHLASLLLLLFLLSSALASAAVPNDVDPLIQQVVSESDDDQLLHAERHFSSFKATFGKTYATQEEHDYRFGVFKANLRRAKRHQALDPTAVHGVTKFSDLTPKEFRRNFLGLKRRLRLPADANKAPILPTGDLPADFDWRDKGAVTPVKDQGSCGSCWAFSATGALEGAHYLETGELVSLSEQQLVDCDHECDPEEYGSCDSGCSGGLMNNAFEYALKAGGLEREEDYPYTGTDDTCKFDKSKIVSSVSNFSVISTDEDQIAANLVNHGPLAVGINAVFMQTYVGGVSCPYICGKRIDHGVLLVGYGSSGFAPIRLKEKPYWILKNSWGQSWGEQGYYKICRGYNSCGVDSLVSTVAALHTSNK, encoded by the exons ATGGATCATCTcgcctccctcctcctccttctctttctcctaTCCTCCGCACTCGCCTCCGCCGCAGTTCCCAACGACGTCGACCCTCTCATCCAACAAGTCGTTTCGGAATCCGACGACGATCAGCTCCTCCACGCCGAGCGCCATTTCTCCAGCTTCAAAGCCACCTTCGGAAAGACCTACGCGACTCAGGAGGAGCACGACTACAGATTCGGCGTCTTCAAGGCCAACCTCCGCCGCGCCAAGCGGCACCAGGCGCTCGACCCTACCGCGGTCCACGGCGTCACCAAGTTCTCCGATCTCACTCCCAAGGAGTTTCGCCGGAACTTTCTCGGACTCAAACGTCGCCTCCGGCTTCCGGCCGACGCTAACAAGGCTCCGATACTTCCCACTGGTGATCTTCCCGCCGACTTTGATTGGCGCGACAAAGGTGCTGTCACGCCGGTGAAGGACCAG GGTTCTTGCGGGTCGTGCTGGGCGTTTAGTGCGACGGGAGCTTTGGAAGGTGCTCATTATTTGGAAACAGGAGAGCTCGTCAGTCTGAGTGAGCAGCAGCTTGTTGACTGTGACCATGAG TGTGATCCGGAAGAATACGGCTCGTGTGACTCGGGTTGCAGTGGCGGACTGATGAACAATGCCTTTGAGTACGCACTCAAGGCTGGTGGGCTAGAACGAGAGGAAGATTATCCTTACACCGGGACCGATGACACCTGCAAATTCGACAAGAGCAAAATTGTTTCTTCCGTGTCTAACTTCAGCGTTATTTCTACCGACGAAGATCAAATCGCTGCAAATTTGGTTAACCATGGCCCTCTTGCAG TTGGGATCAATGCGGTGTTCATGCAAACATACGTAGGCGGAGTTTCGTGCCCTTACATCTGCGGAAAGCGAATTGATCACGGAGTGCTTCTGGTGGGTTATGGTTCTTCGGGTTTCGCTCCCATCCGACTCAAGGAAAAACCTTACTGGATCTTGAAGAATTCATGGGGACAGAGCTGGGGAGAGCAGGGATATTACAAGATCTGCAGGGGTTATAATTCTTGTGGGGTGGATTCCTTGGTCTCCACTGTTGCTGCTCTGCATACATCCAACAAGTAG
- the LOC103450428 gene encoding transcription initiation factor IIF subunit beta — protein sequence MGVEKRERDSTEEERGNSSSSTRNLDIGRAEAPVWLMKCPVVVAKSWSSHNPADPHPIAKVVLSLDPLRADDPTAMEFKMEMPDSAAANLPKSYSLNMYKDFVPMCVFSETNQGKVSVEGKVDHKFDMKPHGTNIEEYGKLCRERTNKSMIKNRQIQMIDNDRGVLMRPMPGMIGLVSSTSKDKKKTAPVKQSDMKRTRRDRGELEDIVFKLFEQKQPNWTLKQLVQETNQPAQFLKEILNELCVYNKRGTNQGTYELKPEYKKSVEDTEE from the exons ATGGGCgtcgagaagagagagagagattcgacGGAGGAGGAGCGCGGGAACAGTAGCAGCAGCACCCGGAACTTGGACATAGGGAGGGCGGAGGCTCCGGTGTGGCTGATGAAGTGCCCGGTGGTCGTCGCCAAGTCGTGGAGCTCCCACAACCCCGCCGATCCCCACCCAATCGCCAAAGTCGTCCTCTCCTTGGATCCCCTACGCGCCGACGACCCCACTGCCATGGAG TTCAAGATGGAGATGCCTGACTCTGCAGCTGCAAATTTGCCGAAAAGTTATTCATTGAATATGTACAAGGACTTTGTTCCCATGTGCGTTTTCTCCGAAACAAATCAAG GCAAAGTTTCTGTGGAAGGTAAAGTGGATCACAAGTTTGATATGAAGCCCCACGGTACTAACATTGAGGAGTATGGGAAGCTGTGTCGTGAAAGGACAAACAAGTCCATGATCAAGAATAGACAAATACAG ATGATCGATAATGACCGAGGAGTACTTATGAGGCCCATGCCTGGGATGATTGGCTTGGTTTCATCCACTTCAAAG GATAAGAAGAAAACTGCACCGGTTAAACAATCAGACATGAAAAGGACTAGAAGAGATCGTGGGGAGCTGGAGGATATAGTGTTCAAGTTATTTGAACAAAAACAACCAAACTGGACCTTGAAGCAGCTGGTGCAAGAAACCAATCAACCTGCG CAATTCTTGAAAGAGATACTGAATGAGCTGTGTGTGTACAACAAAAGGGGAACCAACCAGGGTACTTATGAGCTTAAGCCGGAATACAAGAAATCTGTCGAGGATACTGAAGAATAA
- the LOC139192300 gene encoding uncharacterized protein, which produces MGAICNHDPYFVQKEDAFRVLGLLPEQKIMAALRMFAYGASADQVDEITRMGKTTVLESLMRFYSAIEALYTNEYLRKPTPRDMRRLLRKGEMRGFLGMIGSIDCMHWTWKNYPNVWQGAYGDRK; this is translated from the coding sequence ATGGgtgctatttgcaaccatgatccataTTTTGTGCAAAAAGAGGATGCTTTTCGTGTTCTAGGTCTTCTTCCAGAGCAAAAAATTATGGCTGCCTTGCGAATgtttgcatatggagcatctgcagatcaagtggatgaAATCACGAGGATGGGAAAAACAACTGTTCTGGAGTCTCTGATGCGGTTTTACTCTGCAATTGAAGCCTTATACACCAATGAATACCTCCGGAAACCCACGCCAAGGGACATGCGAAGGCTTCTAaggaagggtgagatgcgaggcttccttggcatgattggaagcattgactgcatgcactggacttggaaaaactatCCAAATGTGTGGCAAGGAGCTTATGGGGACAGAAAATGA
- the LOC103450567 gene encoding protein NRT1/ PTR FAMILY 8.1-like, producing the protein MEQPKSTADESYFEQSFIQPSMEKFEDFETVKKEGSLTTTLVSNGCVDFRGGIADKQTTGGWKASPFIIVNEVAERLAFFAIAVNMVAYLVFEMRQALPNAATHVTDWIGAAYVLTLFGAFVADAYLGRFKTIIIFSCIYTVGMVLLTVSASVDSFRPPPCTVRPCNQATNSQTAFLYGALGLIALGTGGIKPCVSSFGADQFDEADSREMVKKYSFFNWFFFAINMGALLGITVLVYIQDKKGWTWGFGIPTGLMICSVVILAAGVRYYRYQKPMGSPFTRFIQVVVASVRNHWSGVEVARDAQLYEVKTDKSDIFGVRKLAHTAQYKFLDKAAVMTDPEGNPKSRWMLCTVTQVEEFKCFIRVLPIWASTIALALSFSQLSTFFVSQASKTDRKLGHNFEIPAGSVPFFAAINALILVPIYEKFMVPIIRKRTGHPRGMTSLQRMGVGLFVSIFAMASAALVEKKRRDELSPLSKMSVFWLLPQFFLMGTAEVFTYVGQLEFFYDEATDGTRSISSAMFLSEIGIGSWLSTALVKIIEGTTGGVQEGWLRNDLNKSKLNYFYWILTAINGVNFLVYLWVARYYKGRHGTSTSMIDEDEE; encoded by the exons ATGGAGCAACCTAAATCAACTGCTGACGAATCGTATTTCGAACAGTCCTTCATTCAGCCCTCCATGGAAAAATTTGAAGATTTTGAGACTGTCAAGAAG GAAGGAAGCCTAACCACAACATTGGTAAGCAATGGATGTGTGGACTTCAGGGGGGGAATTGCAGACAAGCAAACAACAGGAGGATGGAAGGCCTCACCATTTATCATAG TGAATGAGGTGGCTGAGAGGCTGGCATTTTTTGCAATTGCGGTGAACATGGTGGCCTATTTGGTCTTCGAGATGCGGCAGGCGCTGCCGAACGCGGCGACTCATGTGACGGATTGGATCGGAGCTGCCTACGTCCTCACACTATTTGGAGCATTTGTGGCTGATGCTTACTTGGGCCGCTTCAAAACCATCATCATTTTCTCTTGTATCTATACTGTG GGTATGGTCTTGTTGACAGTATCAGCCTCCGTAGACAGCTTTCGTCCACCGCCATGCACGGTTCGACCATGCAACCAAGCTACCAATAGCCAGACGGCCTTCCTCTACGGCGCGCTTGGTCTCATCGCCCTTGGAACCGGCGGCATAAAACCGTGTGTTTCGTCCTTTGGGGCCGATCAATTCGACGAGGCTGATTCAAGAGAAATGGTAAAGAAATACTCGTTCTTCAATTGGTTCTTCTTTGCCATAAACATGGGCGCACTCTTGGGGATCACGGTATTGGTTTACATACAAGATAAGAAGGGGTGGACTTGGGGTTTCGGAATCCCGACGGGGTTGATGATCTGCTCCGTCGTCATCCTTGCCGCCGGTGTTCGGTACTATCGTTATCAGAAGCCTATGGGGAGTCCTTTCACCAGATTTATTCAGGTTGTTGTGGCCTCAGTGAGGAACCATTGGAGCGGAGTTGAGGTGGCGCGTGATGCTCAGCTTTATGAGGTTAAGACTGACAAGTCTGATATCTTCGGTGTCCGGAAGCTAGCGCACACTGCACAGTACAA GTTTTTGGACAAGGCAGCTGTGATGACAGACCCAGAGGGCAACCCAAAGAGTCGTTGGATGCTATGTACAGTGACCCAAGTAGAAGAATTCAAATGCTTCATTAGGGTTCTCCCCATATGGGCATCAACCATAGCTCTCGCCCTATCATTCTCTCAACTCTCAACTTTCTTCGTCAGCCAAGCCAGCAAAACCGACCGCAAACTGGGCCATAACTTTGAAATCCCAGCAGGCTCTGTCCCCTTCTTCGCAGCTATCAACGCCCTAATCCTCGTCCCCATTTACGAAAAGTTTATGGTCCCAATCATTCGCAAACGCACAGGCCACCCGCGTGGCATGACATCGTTACAGCGAATGGGGGTCGGACTCTTTGTCTCCATATTCGCCATGGCCTCGGCTGCCTTGGTCGAGAAGAAACGCCGAGATGAGTTGAGTCCGTTGAGCAAAATGAGCGTGTTTTGGTTGCTTCCGCAGTTCTTCCTCATGGGGACCGCCGAGGTTTTTACGTACGTTGGACAGTTGGAGTTTTTTTACGATGAGGCCACGGACGGTACTAGGAGCATTAGTAGTGCGATGTTTTTGAGTGAGATTGGGATCGGGAGTTGGCTGAGCACGGCGCTTGTTAAGATCATTGAGGGTACGACGGGCGGAGTACAAGAAGGTTGGCTGAGGAATGATTTGAATAAGAGCAAGCTTAATTACTTTTATTGGATCTTGACCGCCATTAATGGGGTTAATTTCTTGGTGTATTTGTGGGTGGCTCGGTATTACAAAGGCAGGCACGGTACTAGCACTAGTATGATAGATGAGGACGAAGAGTGA
- the LOC103450427 gene encoding protein WALLS ARE THIN 1, whose amino-acid sequence MADAAGSASAKRMCSVPERLQLHGAMLALQFGYAGFHVVSRAALNMGISKLVFPVYRNIIALLLLLPFAYFLEKKDRPAITLNFLIQFFLLALVGITANQGFYLLGLDNTSPTFASAIQNSVPAITFLMAAILRIEHVRLNRKDGIAKVLGTVFCVAGASVITLYKGPTIYSPTPPLQMMRLMSSTTTSAISSTSSSAIVSTLSSLGDAKGKSWTLGCLYLIGHCLSWSGWLVLQAPVLKKYPARLSVTSYTCFFGLIQFIIIAAVFERDGQAWIFHNGGEVFSILYAGVVASGIAFAVQIWCIDRGGPVFVAVYQPVQTLVVAIMASVALGEEFYLGGIIGAVLIIVGLYLVLWGKNEERKFAQLITQASGRVGSQSTPEHTNNRKIQTKASLTQPLIPPSTENV is encoded by the exons ATGGCGGACGCAGCAGGTTCGGCCTCTGCAAAGAGAATGTGTTCGGTGCCTGAGAGGCTCCAACTGCATGGTGCCATGCTGGCCTTGCAGTTTGGCTATGCAGGTTTTCATGTCGTCTCAAGAGCTGCCCTAAACATGGGCATTAGCAAGCTCGTTTTCCCAGTTTACAGAAACATCATagctcttctcctcctccttccctttgcctatTTTCTAGAGAA GAAGGACAGACCTGCAATCACTCTAAACTTTCTCATCCAGTTCTTCCTCCTTGCGCTTGTTGG AATTACAGCAAACCAAGGATTCTACTTGCTGGGGTTAGACAACACATCACCCACCTTTGCTTCTGCAATCCAAAACTCCGTCCCTGCCATTACCTTCCTCATGGCAGCCATACTCCG GATAGAGCACGTAAGACTGAACCGAAAAGATGGTATTGCCAAGGTGCTCGGAACGGTCTTCTGCGTCGCCGGAGCGTCTGTAATCACGCTCTACAAGGGCCCCACCATATACAGTCCAACTCCTCCACTCCAGATGATGAGATTGATGAGCAGTACTACTACCTCTGCAATCTCATCAACATCTTCGTCAGCAATAGTGTCGACTCTCTCATCGCTTGGCGATGCAAAGGGGAAGAGCTGGACTCTGGGCTGCCTCTACCTGATCGGACACTGCCTGTCGTGGTCCGGTTGGCTCGTGTTGCAGGCGCCGGTTCTGAAGAAGTACCCGGCCAGGCTCTCAGTGACATCGTACACGTGTTTCTTTGGGCTGATACAGTTCATCATAATTGCTGCAGTTTTTGAGAGAGACGGTCAGGCTTGGATCTTTCACAACGGTGGTGAAGTCTTCAGCATTCTCTACGCG GGAGTGGTTGCATCAGGGATCGCATTCGCTGTACAGATATGGTGCATCGACAGAGGGGGCCCTGTCTTCGTGGCCGTATATCAACCTGTTCAGACCCTCGTTGTCGCTATAATGGCCTCCGTCGCTTTGGGAGAAGAGTTCTACTTGGGCGG GATCATTGGGGCAGTGCTGATCATAGTGGGACTATACCTTGTGCTGTGGGGTAAAAACGAAGAAAGAAAGTTCGCTCAACTAATTACTCAAGCAAGCGGCAGGGTTGGAAGCCAGTCCACTCCAGAGCACACAAACAACAGGAAAATCCAAACCAAAGCGTCCCTCACTCAGCCACTCATCCCTCCATCCACCGAAAATGTTTGA